ACAGTTGCATAATACATGCCGCAGCATATACTTTAGAAGGGCGGGCAAGCTTTCACCACCGCATCAACGGGAGAGATTAATGGGCGTCATCTTTAATTATTGACATGATGCGCCATTGTTCAACGCGGCTTGTCCAACACGCCAGATAAAATCTTCCATTATTATCCACCAAACTGCAACAAAAGGAGGATAGACTGCACACTTGTAAGTAGTAACTGTACAAAATTGTGATAACCAAAAAAACTAACAATGAATGGGCAGCAATTCCATTCACCATCGAAACATTACTCATCGTGCTGGAACATTCAAGAAGGAATTCAATCCAGCGGTTATTCCAGACTTTGATAGAATAAGAGAAATCTTTCGATGTTCCTCGAATTTGCAAGGACACCTCGCCACCATTCGTCAAGTTACGGCAAAAAATCCCCAACAAGAATCTCATGAACATCACGTACGCAACGGTTTTTCTGCGACACAGATATCAATAATTGATAAGGTTGTTGGTATGcaactatttgtttcataaaaGAAACCTGTCGTGTACAGTAATCGAAAACTGGAATACGTTTCCGAAATGACCGTTTTTATAATGCTGACGTCACAGTGTTAGATGGCGCGCGCGCCAGTGGAAAACGCACCGAGTGCAGTTCGAGTGGGCCCCGAGTCACGTGACTTTCATGGCCGCTGCCATGCCTGTGATGTTTTGAAAATAGCTCTCGTCTTTTTTGAGCTCTTTAATCGTGAAATTCATCGTCGAGAAAATGATTTCTACGgtgaacaaattaaaaaaggctGGTATGTCTTTGAGGCCTATGGTTTCTTCCTCAACTGGACCCAGTAGTACCTCTCAAATATTGAAGTACAGAAACTACCAAACCATGACTGGACAATATTACCGGCACCGAGGAATACTATCAAGACATTCACCACTAAATCGATCAATCCCATTCCAAAATCCAGCCATTTATCAAACCAGAAATGTTGGATTCATGGTGGGACGAATAATCAGAGGAGTTCTCAAAATTCGTTACTTGCTTATCGGAGGAGCTGTTGGTGGGGGGATTTCCCTCCAAAGGGTGAGTTAATATTGACTAAAGACATGTAGAACATTTCAACCTTTATCTCGCTACAATAATAAACAGTGTTGTGATGTTGAAAGTAACCAGACTGATGTTAACcataatgatttcatttttagtcTTACGAAGAATGGAGAGATTCTTTGCCAGATTCCAAATGGATAAAAGATTTGTTCCCTTCtacagaaaaagttgattcATTTCGAGGGTCTTTAATGGATCTTTCGTCCAAATTCAGAGACTCGCTTGAAGGCTTGGATATAGGTATACATTTTGATGGATGTTAATTTACATACAGCCTTTGTTTGATTAAACTTATTTTCTCCTCCATATTCGTTTTAGATCCAAGACTGAAGGTGTTTGGAGATCGTAAGATCAGCGAATTGAGGGCCTGGTTCGACAACAGGCTAGAAGACGCCATTAAAGCAGCAGaggatgaaggaaaagaagggaATGATAAAGTCATCACCCAAGGTACAATACTCTGTGATTGCTAACTGTCTTCTGGTTTCGCTTTTAATGGTTCGTTGTCAACGGTTTTCGGTTTCTTTTTATGTGTGCTTTCTACGTCTGTTGTAATTAAATATAGGGATCAACAATGGACTGAACTTGTTCTATCTTGCCATAGATAGCGTTTCCGATGTGGCCTCTCCCGTTGTGCTCGCCGAGTCTTTCGTCACTCCTACTGGTGCAGAGAAACATGCAGAAGAAAGACAGAAAGCAGGTATTCTCAAGGATATAAGACTTATCACGTCAGGGTGACATGGAGTGACTGACAATCTTGATCAATTGCAGAGAGTATGCAGCAGAAGATTGACAAAATGCAGGAGGAATTGATGAAAGTGCAACTCAAGTACCAGAAAGAGTTGGAGAAGCTCGAGAGAGACAACAAAGAGTTACGCAAACAACTTCTACTTAAAGGTCACAGCGGGTCGACCAATCGCAAAATCAAGGTATCCTTGTGCCCGTAATTTATTTTGGGATGTAATTATTAGTTAACCAATGATCTTCCTCCTTACAGAAGTCTTTGATTGACATGTACAGCGAAGTCCTGGACGAACTATGTGATTACGATGTAGGCTACAGTACCCATGACCATTTGCCACGTGTCGTTGTAGTAGGAGATCAAAGTTCGGGCAAAACTTCGGTTCTGGAGATGATTGCCCAGGCTCGCATCTTTCCTCGGTATGTTTGTTACAATAAACTTTTCGTTCATCCGGTTTTTAATACGACATTGATAGGGGTGCGGGCGAAATGATGACGCGAGCTCCAGTAAAGGTCACGCTTAGCGAAGGCCCTTATCACATTGCCCAGTTCAAGGATTCTTCCCGCGAATTCGACCTTTCTAAAGAATCCGATTTGTCCGATTTGCGTAAAGAGGTACACTAATTTATCTTGCTCTCTTTTTCCAAGTTACaatattgttgttgtcgttatAGGTCGAATTGCGAATGTTGAACAGCGTCAAACACGGGAAGACAGTGAGCTCGGAAGTTATCTCCATGACTGTCAAAGGTCCTGGACTTCAACGTATGGTTCTGGTGGACTTGCCGGGCATCATTAGCGTaagcatttcattttctcggAATTCATTGACGTCTTACTAATTACTACTTCACATTTTCATACAAACAGACACAAACCACCGAAATGGAGAGTGGTACGAGAGAAGCCATCCGTCAAATGACGCAAACTTACATGTCGAACCCGAACGCCATCATCCTGTGCATACAGGACGGTGCCGTTGATGCTGAGCGGAGCAACGTCAcaggttattattattgttaatgCTGTTTAGCTGAAAGATGCATAAACCTATAATTTAAATCACAGATTTGGTTGCACAAATGGATCCCCAAGGTAAACGAACAATATTTGTTCTCACCAAGGTGGATTTGGCCGAAGAAAACCTAACCAAACCTGATCGCGTAAGACAAAAATATGCCTAAACTACGAAGCCACAGttgtaattcaattaatttttcatttagattcgCAAAATCTTGTCTGGGAAACTCTTTCCGATGCGAGCTCTCGGATATTTTGCGGTTGTGACGGGACGCGGAAACAAAGATGATTCCATCGCCACGATCAAACAATACGAAGAGAATTTCTTCTCCACGTCGAAACTATTTAAGTGAGAAACCAACCAAGTTTTACTTTATAAAGATTATTTACAATGATTATGGCAATTACTAGCAGAGAAGGCCTGGTTCCGTCAACGCAAGTGACAACCAAAAATTTGAGTTTAGCCGTTTCCGAATGTTTTTGGAAAATGGTCCGCGAGACTGTTGAGCAGCAAGCCGACGCTTTCAAAGCGACTCGTTTTAACTTGGAAACGGAATGGAAAAATAACTTTCCGAGGTAACATTTCTCAGGTTTCTTTAAAAACCCTTTTGAATGTAAAATTGGACTAACCTTTTCCAATTGTTTTATCGGTAACGAAAGGCTACGAGAATTGGATCGGAATGAACTTTTTGAGAAAGCTCGTGGCGAGATACTTGATGAAGTAGTCAACCTTAGTCTAGTCTCGCCCAAAGAGTGGGAAGAAGCCTTGATGAAGAAGCTGTGGGAGAAGGTAGCTACCCACGTTTTTGAAAACCTGTATCTACCAGCTGCTCAGAGCAATTCATCAGGTAAAAATCAAATCTGGATGAATCTGGGGCGGTTGTAACCGCCGTTTATTCTACAGGAACATTCAACACGACGATTGACATCCGTCTAAAACAATGGGCCGATCAGCAACTACCCCGTAAAAGTGTCGAATGCGCCTGGGAAACCCTCAAAGAAGAATTCAATCGGCTTGTGGAAAAGGCCAAATTATCGAAGGATCACGACAACATTTTCGACCAGCTTAAGGCTGCCGTAGTCGACGAATCCATGCGAAAGCACCAGTGGGAAGATAAGGTAATGTATCTAATTAATTTATTATCTGAACATTGAACTGAATTTTTGTGATGGACAGGCGGCTGAAGTGTTGCGTGTTATCCAACTCAACACGCTGGAAGACCGTTCAGTTCACGACAAACAACAATGGGACTCTGCTGTTCAATTTGTCGAGCGTTCCGTCAAAGAAAAGCTTCAAGTCACTGAAGAAAACCTCAATAATTTAGTCGGACCTAGTCGGACCCAGCAGTGGTTGCAATGGACAAACGCGACATCCGAACAAAAAGAGCACGCTGCTGTCAAGAACGAGTTGGAACGTCTTCTCTTTTCTGAAAGGGTAACTAATCTTCACATTTGAAGGACATAAATTAATTGGTaaactcattaaaaaaatttttattgcatGCATAGAATCACCCTCCTACTCTGTCGTATGAAGAGTTGACAGCAGCCAGACGCAACATGCAGACGAACGGGGTCGACGTGGACAACGAGTTCATTCGCCAGACATGGCACCATGTTTACCGTCGCCATTTCCTACGCAAAAGCCTTTCAAGAGCTTACGAGTGCCGTAAAGGCTTCTGGATGTACCATCAGGGACTGGAGAACGAGGTACGACGATAAATCCattgttgtatttttaataagaTTGCAAGATGTAATACTCCATTTCTGTGACTTCATTTTTCATAGCAGGTGGTAGACTGCAACGACGTAGTGCTCTTTTGGAGGATTCAACAGATGTTGAAGGTCACGGCGAACGCTCTACGGCAGCAAATCATGAATCGAGAGGGTAAGTGCCAGCCAGCCACCTCTTTAACGATATTTTGTAGTTGCGTCGCAAAACGGCTGGAGAAATCTCGAGTTGTTTTGATGCCTCGGTGTCGGCTTTCACATCGAAAGACATGCTCTAACAAAAACATATATCTTTTTCAAACCACTAGCCCGTcgtttcgaaaaagaaattaaggaGGTCTTAGAGGTCTATTCTCAAGACCGGGAGAAAAAGGAGCAACTGCTGACTGGGCGGAGAGTACAGTTAGCCGAGGAATTAAGTAAATATTTGTGTCAATATTCAATTTGCCTATCACAGAGTTCTGATGAGATTTCTCCCTATCTCTTAATTTCTCTAATGCAGAAAGAGTGCGCCAGATTCAAGAGAAACTGGAGGAGTTTATAAAGTCACTGAACGCCGAAAAGTGATCAACAACTTATTTAACTCGGTGGTATATCTTTACGTGCTGATTGTacatgaaccttttttttccgcaTACTAGTCGATCGTTCTGTTTcaggataaaacaaaaataatactaATTACAATTtcggaaaagagaaataacaaatagtttttcgcTATCTTTTGCCTTTTGGAAACATTCCATCTCGGTTATCGATTCGTCAAGAATGCCGTTTGATTTTACACTTTCTGGGTGAAAAGCTTAGATATTATAATAAATCAGGACCACTTGAAAAGTCGGGCGACCgtgaaaagttaaaaaaccaGTCTTCTCACTCTAGAAAATGGCGACTCAAATCCAGTCGTGCAGATGACTAAAATCAAAGATTAAGAGAGGAAAAATCAAccgaaaaaaaggaggcaaaTACGTAGAAGAAAGACGGGAGCTTTTAgtagggaagaagaaaaaaaccttgtCTCCACGTTGCCTCTCATGCTGGTTGGACTTCACGCTTGACTAGACGGGCAAGTGCCAATCTGCCTTAACCATCTAACCCCCATAAACTTGAGAcgcaacaagttttttttttttttttttttttttcgcttttgaATTGATGGCCAAGAGGGGCGAAAGAGTTGCATTCAATTGCATCGTAGTAGATCGTGGCACCCCTTTATGCGTTTTTGCTTCCCTCAGTAGTACCAAAAAATGTGACCCATTGAATGAAATATCTGACAGCTTCCAGCGGATTAAAGATTGACGGAACAATGGGGCTCTACACCAAGGACATAGAACACGAATTCAAGCAGGTTGAATAACtccagaggaggaggaggagggtggatggatggatggttaCCAATCGATTAAGAAACGTAACCCCcctccctttccctttttatcgTAAGAAATGtagaagtttctttttttctcccagattcagatttttttttgtacacaaAAACTTGTTATTTGTATAGGATCTGATAATGTCCCTTTCATTCCTTATGTTCCCCTCCAACGTTCTTCTCCTCCTTCATGCCAAAGGATTAAAAAAGACGTGAATCGATCAGACCGGCACGGAGGGGCGGGCCTGAATTCCGatcgtttttctttcgagCGCGCGTTCCGCGTTCGGAGACACGCACGATGCGCGCGCGATTGACGTAGTAAGTAAACCCccctcaaaaaaataataataaaataaaaaaaaaaaaaggagagaagccGAAAAATCTGGAaagtttattttccatttgatttttctgctTCGACACCCTTCATCCGTCCCCATCTTTGTCGTGAGAGTCtccacccttttttttcaaccccTTGGTAAATAAGatatcctcctcctcttgGCTTGGTTTTCCCACCCCGtcgttcttttcttccatccgATTCGATTCGGATGTGAAAacacgtcccccccccccttcgtcCATCAGAAtggagtttgaaaaaaaaaaggggggagaaaataTCTATAAAGTTGCAACACCGCCTTCAAAGATTTATTATTGTGTGGTGCATGCGGCCCgagcccttttttcttttctttccctcagCTTTATTACCGGTCCGAGATGATATGACCACCGCGCGCTGGCTGCTGTTGCTACTTTGGATGTTGATGCCGAACAACAGTCGAGCGCGGCGGCGGCGACCACTTGTGTGGTCAACATTCTTCACGGTCCGGTGCGTTTGCTTTTTCCCTTCACAAAACGAAATCTTAATGGTCCGTCGTACAACCGGCTACTGATTAACGGTCGATatgtcagattttttttctccgaatAAAAAGGAACGTGGAATTGGTTACATTCAAATTGGCTTTCCGGAGGGGATCAAACGGCCAGATGGAATACCCCCATGTctcattattatttcaaatgcCGTCCATATCCAACCGTCttgacattttaaaaacaacctAGAAGAGTCGTCAATCCACCGATCGTGATAAACTGTCAGAgcgcttcttttttattattgacgaggaagaaaacaaattcccGCTTTAATGAATCATTTCGCCGCATCATCCATCCttcgtctttttttgtgtgtgggcTTGCTTCTTTGGTCCCGAAAGTGCTCTgcacggcacacacacacacacacacaaaaacgaaTTGTGTCGGGTTCTCCTTTCAGGCGATGGCGTGTGCCGGGCACACGGTCCCGGTGATCACCACCGAAACGGCTTGGCGTTGTTCATCATAGGCTTCCAAGAGAACAAATAGATCGAACGTGAGGataacgttttcttttttcgttcgtaacatttgaaaaatgttaagttttcttttttttttttttttaagttttcttcttcttttgattgtttgatACTGGAGAATCTTTACTGCCAAGTTGTGGCTTGTTGGAAGACCCCGGCTGAGAGtaacaagaagaaatccatCGACAAAGAATCGTTGGGTTCGACTCGTTGGTTGAGGAAGACGTGGAAACGTGACCCTCAGCCCGTGGGAGCGGCTTATACTCTTACAGACAGTGCACACGCCACTGTAATCTCCCGCTTTCCTTATTTTCCTTTCTCGACACGAAAAATCGACTACTATTCCTCTATGAAGATATCAAAACCCAGAGGGAAGAAAACGCCCGTCTCCCGGTGCGTGTGTGATCTGTAACAATACGCATTGGCCGAAATCGCAATCAGCTGCCATCCGCGCAACATTCGGCATTTCgaaaagggagagaaaaaaacaaaacaaaagcaacAGGTGTCTCGAGTTTATCTTCATTGAGGCGTGCGTTGGTGATGATAACCCCGTCCGCCGCCgccgaaagaaaacaaaacgggCCGAATAACAACCGATGTGACGGGAAAAACAGGAAGGAGAGATTCAAAACAAATGTGAAACGAGATTGTAGGGCGTTgtccgccctttttttttcgtctgcgGAGATTTGTAACTCGTAATTCAAATTCTGTCGGGTTGGGTTCATGGGCAGTCAACCGTTCTCTTCAATTTCATTCGGTGAACTCATCTAATTCAAGTATTCCAGTTTTTCTAACGTGCTTGTCTaccgtctttttttctcgttcgtAAATTATTACTCGTTGATTCGGCGGATTTGTTTATTTACTGGATTTTGTTtcccaaattcaaattgaaacggAGTTTAACCAGTGGCGGATAGAGTGGggaggaagagaagaaaaaaaaaaaagaagccacGCGACGGATCCACGCGCCTTTCGTCATTGGCTCTCCCGGAGAGTCACGTGATCCTTGTCCAGGGGAAAGAAGGCTCTACTAATCTTTCTCGGCTCTTTCTCGTTTTACACAAGAAAGAGGAAGATGAAGGACCTGCCTCTTACTCTCTCCCGAgggaagattttattttttgaaagggCTCGTTTTTACTTGATTAAGTCGCCCCAGTCGTCTCGGACTCGTTGTCGAGAGTGGTCGCGTGTTGTCGTACATCGTCTGTGAATATAACAagcccagaagaagaagaagaagaagaagaagaaacaaaaacaacaaacgccATGACAGCCAAAAGCGACAAGAATCTCAAAAGCAGTCGCAGTGATAAGCGCCGGGTATGCAAGTTTTTGATCTcgctcgacttttttttttctttctttctttgaatTGTTGAAATTCCATTTTAATCCGATCAATCGATTCGTTTAGACCAACAAGCCGTTGATGGAAAAGCGACGTCGAGCGCGAATCAATCACAGCCTGTCGGTTCTCAAGAGCCTGATCATCAAGGACGAAgtaggttttttgttttttgtttctaacaTTTAACGCTACTTCAATTTTCCATCTTGTTTGATTCGGTGTCAGGCCAACAGTTCGAATCCGGCTTCGCAGTCGTCTCGACTCGAGAAGGCGGACATTCTCGAGCTGACAGTTATGCATTTGCGGACgttggaaaaagagaaagaggaacACTTACAGCAGCAAAAAGAGCAGTCCGAACTCGCCGGAAAGGAAGGCAGCAAGATCGACAATGACGTCAAATCGTATCGACTCGGTTATCAAGCCTGTTGCCATGACATTGGTCGTTTTTTGGACGGACCGGTCTCTGATTTAACCAAAGAACGCTTGATGGAACATCTCCAGGAGAGGAAGCAAAAGATCTTTCAGCCAAACAATAACGGCGATCCGGCGGATGCAAATCTCATCACCCCGACACGTTTGTCCGATGGCCGCCTGGCTCTCATTTTCTCGTCGTCCTGCTCGTGGCTTTCAGGCGGAATGGATTTACAgtcaccttcttcttcctcctcttcttcttcctcgccATCGTCGTCATTCCAGTCAAATCCTGTCCCGGCCACACCACCTTCTTCTCCGGATCAACAAGTTATGCTTCAACCGTCGACAAACTCGGTCGGCAGTGTCTGGCGGCCTTGGTTCTAAAGTGCAAAAGTATGCCATGCCATTACGGTTATTCGAGtgttcctttctttctttctattttacaCAAATCTTTTTTGTACATACACATGCTGATGAATCCATTGAACTGTGTTCCGAGCGGATTAAACGCTGATATCTCTGCACGATGATCTCTCTTCTCAACTTTCCAGATTCCAATCTCGATGGgcctcacccccccccccccctacccaCGAAAGTAAGAATATGTTTACTGGACGGTCTTGACATTGGAGAGCTGAATTCGCGAAATGATTTGCATTCCACTGTACAAGTTGATCACAATAAGGAAATATCTGGTTACTGCTTTATTCGTTTTTAGCCTATTCAAGAACTGTCGATCTTTCGCCCTTCCAAATTCGAATGATTTGTGCGTGCACAAAGAGAGTGGCATGGGAAAAAGTTTCAGCCGTTGTTGTGCGTtccgaaaagaaaatggaaattacaaCGTTTAACGAGCTCGTAAAAGCTGCTAGGTGGTTGAGGAGAATTGAGCACTTTGACGCACTGCTGGCCACATGGCAAGAATTTGGCTTACTTCCT
This sequence is a window from Daphnia pulicaria isolate SC F1-1A chromosome 7, SC_F0-13Bv2, whole genome shotgun sequence. Protein-coding genes within it:
- the LOC124349065 gene encoding transcription factor HES-4-B-like, with the protein product MTAKSDKNLKSSRSDKRRTNKPLMEKRRRARINHSLSVLKSLIIKDEANSSNPASQSSRLEKADILELTVMHLRTLEKEKEEHLQQQKEQSELAGKEGSKIDNDVKSYRLGYQACCHDIGRFLDGPVSDLTKERLMEHLQERKQKIFQPNNNGDPADANLITPTRLSDGRLALIFSSSCSWLSGGMDLQSPSSSSSSSSSPSSSFQSNPVPATPPSSPDQQVMLQPSTNSVGSVWRPWF